Below is a window of Gossypium hirsutum isolate 1008001.06 chromosome A12, Gossypium_hirsutum_v2.1, whole genome shotgun sequence DNA.
agatcaaatacaacacattttgaattctgtaaaatgagaaatttgattcgtagtgaagagtggtcagaatagtcaaacagtgaaacaggggaaactttaagaaaaatctggtattgattggccaagccaaaaattctgaaaattttatggatggaagatatacgagtctatattcagggaaaattaacggctagtgatttggagttttttagctccagttataaacaatttagcgactactgctcaggaaaacagctcgtagtgaatctgtgattttgttgtaaacattaatgaaaatttgccaatgagttatttattgactattataaagcttactataatctatgtgtgtgaaggtcaaatcaatatatatattattctgaaagtaatacttgaatagtcaattaatgactattttaaattttgttgaacttaagctcaagagcaaaagggaactagatccgataaaggcaaagaaaagatcactgagtagtcgagttggaaccgtcttacccaacacaaggtaagtcgttaagcatgtagttggtattatttcaaatggtcataatgtttatgtattgatgctgaatggaatgaataaatatacatatatatatatgcatgtacgtatgtgatgatgaaattgttgaatgaaaagaaaagaggtaagatgtactgagttgttgatctcggcactaaacgtgcgggtataaccatttatgaccatgagattggcgctaagtgcgcgggattaaattgtacagcactaagtgtgcgatttgactatgttgcactaagtgtgcgaaatgaatatgatgcactaagtgtgcgaattgaccatgcggcactaagtgtgcgagtttgactatgtagcactaagtgtgcgatttgattacgtagcactaagtgtgcgagttgattatatagcactgagtgtgcggactcaatatacattcgtgaatcattatggacactatgtgtgcgacactattgagtcgatcgcggacagcggatcgggtaagtgtcttgagtacatggctaataggtgctatgcttatacttggtgttgagctcggtaagtttgaacctatgtgacaactatacttgaagtcacgtacataaaatttatcgtaggatgggtgaaaggccgtttagtcgtttgattgtaacgaaaataaattgatttatgaaaatgcttcaatgtcctattgatgagtatatggaatgtgaatgcatgaattgatatgaaattgaatcgataggttggaggaactatggtatggttcggaatggatggagtaattagcctcgttccattttgttttctcttgtgataatgttattgatggatggtagtgcatagcttatgacttactgagttataaactcactcggtgtttccttgtcacctattctaggtttcttggacacatctctttttgcatgatcgggccgtcatcgaagtcatcacaccggatagcaagttttggtactttcttcttagttggcttagaagaacattttggcatgtataagctattacgttgtgtttgaactttggcatgtaaactttaagccatgcgaaaatggcacgaatgttcgattgagttggatcaagggtaggcatgaaatggacctagttactttcgtaacagatgctggcagcagcagtgtcatgagattgaaaaatcactaaaatagtaggagtggaattaattgatgaataaattatgtaatcgaagctcgatgagtctgttttcatgaggaagtaacgaaaagatcatatgggcagtatattaagagataatcagatttttgtgggacagggccagaacggtttctggattccctgctccgactttggaaattcattataaattaaccagagataattaggggccgtaccatatatgtatagattcctctctgagtctagttttcatagaaacaaacggcatcagtattgaagccctgtgcagggagataccaagtcgtaatgggcaaaggtcagtgtagtcgacccctgcaacatgggagactttgactaataaaatgtactaattggcctgaccaaaaaattctagaaaaaaatacatagatgggcacatgagtctagtttctgggaaaaatcaccaaactgattttcgagttacgaaactcaagatatgatttttaaaacgactagtacacagattgggcagtgtctggaaaataaattttataaggggttaaagtcagttaacacctcgtgttcgactccggtgtcggtttcgggttcggggtgttacaacttcgaatgcccacacaaccTGATACACTGGCGTAtctcttggccatgtgagtcacatggctGAATGACCCCTACAGTgttgaaaaatttcaatgttttttggaattttttttgagttttcgatttagtctcgaattgtttctaatgcatattttgggcctcgagggctcgtataaaggataatatgtatgttttgaattggttttaatatgtttattgatatgatatgaaatgtttgaaatttctatcCCTTTGAATTGTAAACTCaggtaatactccgtaactctGTTCTAgcaacgaatatgggttaggggtattacattatGTTTGTGTTGACCTCACATTGGGCTCTTTAAAGCTCACCCACTTTACTTATGTGTTTCAGAGAATCCTCGTGGTTAGGACTCGGATGTAATCGTCTATGATGCTCTcggaaatatattttaaataaatatggacttttatttatgatttgaattttttggaCTTTATTACTATTTGAGACTTTTATGTTAAATTACGGTACTGTGGCATGAGACTTTACTTTAGGGATTTTAGTTTAATTTGCATGACTTGATTTTGTGACATTAAGTTATAAAAACTACATAAGTTAGTATTTGATAAGATTTCGTATTAaactttgtttttaaaataaaatctatcaataatttcttttttgctacattttggaaaaatgagtttttaataaaattagacttagttttcaaaattataaattttttaaaatgaaaattctaAAGCCATTTGATTCCTGAAGTTAATATACAAATGATTTAAAAGTATGATTGAAAATCTGAAATACGATTGAGATATTAATTATTTCGATTCCTAAAATTTTCAcggtttttatgaaattaaaataaacaatttatttcatttgttttgaattgataagccaatagatttaaaataatttttttaaaattccaaaAGACTATTTCGGCCACTTTCATGGACAAATGGGTTTGAAATGTGATTGAAAATAAAGTTTAACATTCGATTTTACTAGTTTTGAACAAATTGCTGAAATGGCTTAAAAAGTATGTTTGAAATTACGAAAGCTTTTTTAGGCCATTCTGGTGGCCAATGTAGCTTTTCAAATTCGGCCATAATGACTAGGtcggtttgaggtgttacaatgcCTTTGATATCTCTCAAAGCATTGCCATCATTTGTGTCATCTTATCTGACATTCTTGATAAAATGTTGGATGTTTCGTTGTTAGCTTGGTAGATTTGATCACACTCGGATGGATGTTTATTCGGCTCGCATATGGGTGCCTCTAGATACTTGCTTTTATCTTTGTGGTCATAACTCCCATATGCACTATTGTACACAAATTAAAAACTtagatataattaatatatgaatttgattcatacaaaatattaattgtatatatattactgaatttattaatatataaacaattatattaattaatttcggtcaaaatataaaagatatagaaattaatattcttttcgaaagaatataattaatatatgaatttgattcatacaaaatattaattgtatatattttacgaaatttattaatacaaaaagttatattaattaatttcagttaaaatataaaagacatggaaattaatattcgtttggaaagaatataattaatatattaattgtatatattttaccaaatttattaatataaacagttatattaattaatttcggtcaaaatataaaagacttggaaattaatattcttttgaaaagaatataattcatttttctaactttccatttGTCTTCTCTATTAATAATGGAATAATTCTATACTCTTTTAGAaagaatataattattttttctaactttccatttGACTTCTATATTAATAAGAGAATAATCttggttttcctttttaatatgtgatatcaaagaAAGATGATAATCCCTTAGTGTGCTTAGGTTACCAAGTTAATAATTAAAAGGTCTAGCAACCGTTTTTAATTCTCTCTGAAAAGTTCAAGAGAGAGTGTTTGTTTGTTTTTGACGGGGTGGATGACCGGCTCTGGACATACTAACATCTAGAGTGCGAATACTAcattaagatatatatatatatatatatatgaggcaATATCTATAAGTATATAGgtccagttgtaatatagttacaacggagtaggtgagtactccgaggatcgtactcAAGGGAGACTAGtgttagatcaattttaacctaaacaccaaaagatctaattagtactcaaAATAAGTTATAGTacagaaatataaataaaatgagtttttaatatttttataataataaaatataatataataaagagATAAATATCAATAGATTCAAaggtaaaattaataaaatctgGTTATGAGTGATTAGCTAGCTTTAGTAATCTCCATCAACTATTGATTTGGGTTCtttgtcaatcaactagtcactatCGTAGCAGGATCTtttgatcttccactaaaataaCGAGTTGGTAATGACTACTTGTCTTCTGACCTTACAATCCAAACCAGTTTCGGGTGAAGGGTGTTCGGGATAGGCCTTagcaattttgggttaattcccacttTGATGACTTCTTAAGGTTTTTAGGtctagggtttaggttcttcctctcccaaacagcTGATCCTTTGAGTAACCCTATAAAATAGCTAATAGATCATACCTCGATTCGCTAATCTCCCATAGAAGGATTAATTCCTTATgattttcataaacaatatagaaTCAATATAAAGAGTAAACATGCTAAATGAATTTTAAGAAAAAAGCCTGATTTGTATTAAGAATGAACGTGAATCCACAGAGTTTGATTGTCTCCACAAATTAGATCTCTCgagataaaacaaagaacaaactaaaagtaaatctaaaacctaagaaaagagaaaaattaaactgaaattaaaagaatatttcTAAACTAAGTAATTGATGTCCATAATGTGTGAccaatgagcctatttatagattttaggtggTCGTCGTcattaaccctaggttagctaatGTTCCTgggctttaagtttgattgtgtagacTGAAACACCACTTGGCTCGAGTTAATTTCCATCTAGAGTTGATGTCGCGACACAATAGCACTTGTTTCACGACATAGGAGTTAGTATACTCCTCTTAAAGatgtcttcaggggtatgtcgcgacGTCGAAGGTAGTCTCGGGATTTCTCCATTCTACTCcttatgttgcgacatcgaacCCCCCGTGTTGCGACATAGTGACCAATATCAGTTTAGCATGCCTTTTAATGTCTCATGCACACTTGCAAAGTTTATTAACTCACCCTTGGGCCTCAAtcgacccctaaggtcaataaaagacttaatttgcacattttattgtttttaagaaaacttactaaaacataattaaaacctaatgaaAATGCTTGCTTTCAAGCTCTTATAGtgcgaaaattagtttaatctgctgCATCGAATTATAACAAATCAGTGGACTACGTAAAGGCTAATATGTTTTTGCTGTGGCTTGGAATCGACATCGAATCAGTAACATCTTTTCAATGTTTTCAGTAAAGAAGGTATATTTTCAACCCTATTTCAACCTGATTCATTCCTCATACATAGATCCTTGGTTGTGGATTGTCGGAATATTTTTTACGCTGCACTACGGGGCGTACCGACAGTCCCAACAACAACAACTAAGGACATTTAAACACAAATAAACTTGGCACAAACTCAAGACACACCATGTTGCCAAGATAGCATTTTagccctattacatgccatttataaccattaacaaaaataaccaaaatctaccaaaatgtAGGATGGATAGCGTGATTGTGCTTCGACGAGATTCCAACCAATCGAGTTTTTCGGTGatctacaaaacaaagaaaataactacataagcaactagtgcttagtaagctcttaTAATGGAAACTTAAACTTATCGAACATATTATGTTTAAACCATTCAAGCATAATTTCAATAGATCATGAACACTCTTTTCTTTCCTATACACACCACTTTACAAGGTTAGTAGGTGTATCAAAGGACATAAAAATTCAACTAAAGCATGGAACATCTcataataaccatttcaaatacatattTCATGCATTAAGAACTTATAAACATCCTTTTCAATTTAAGTACTTATATCAACATTTTCCATTTCATCTTTCAAGATTATAAATCATGTtatacacatgcatattcattttAAACTTTAGTCACCTGTTAAACCAAATGAAATATCATCGGAAACTCGggaaatgctcacacaagctgtgaatgTAACATGTAATTGTATATGCCtacacaagctgtgaaatgggcttgcttACACAAGTTGCGGGTCGGGATGTTAAGCTACacaatgctactcacacgagctgtggagaatctgcaacaaatgcatgaTCTCAACTAACAATAGGGCATTCGAGACTAGCACTCAAAATtgtaataacccctaatgacatgtcatttgtatcctaagtattcacgaGGTTCAAATGGGACCATATTACATATCcaaatactttaatttcatttcattataccttttcaaaaatacttccatgaaatatatatttttcaaacacACCATTCAATTtgattaaatcataatttaatccATATAACAAAATATCATAACAACTATCAATCTAAACTATACATAGCATAAATAATTATTAGCATTTCATTCAAAATAGGAAATACTAAATATAATCCTTATACGAGCTTACCTCGACTAAAATAGTTGCAAAACAAAGTCGACAACTAGTCCGAAACTTtaacttttcctcgatttaaattCGGTTGTTGTGTTTCTCAATCTAAAtagtaatttcattcaattaatatcATTCCAGCACTTAAATATGCAGTTTAATACAATTAAGCCCTTCCAtcatcattttacaaaattacaccaatattttaaattctatacaatttagtccctaaacccaaaactcaCAAATTAACCACCATTAAAGAAAACTCATGCTAGTCAATTTTTACCTAGTCCCTACTCAATCCAATTTTATCCAAATTTCACTAAAATTCCACAAAAGTTtcctattttaacaatttaatccttaaacattaaaattactaaaatttacttaacaaaatacttatattcaTCTATCAAGTTCACGAATCTATCAACTaagttcaaaaacacttcaaTTCCATCAATggaataatttaaaacatttaaaaattttacaaattaacctccagttagctagattaaactaatacgaactcaaaaacataaaaatcattagaaaGGGACAAATTTTACATACCATGCATATAAAACAAAGGTTCGCCGATTGTTCTCACTCTCCCATGGTGATTTCGATCAAAAACACGTAAGGAAGAAGATGacactaatttttaatttttttatgtatttattaaattaattactaatttaccctttaagaattcaacttaaattttatccatacaaaGTCCATAATCGTCCATTTCCGATTCCTATGGTAGACTTACTAAATAAATCCCTTAATTCACATTTTCATAACCATTTGAcatctttaactaataaaatttatattttttaacttttacgatttaatcctttttacttaattaactatctaaacattaaaatttcttaacgaaaatttagtATGCCTTTAATaaaaactcataaacattaaattaataaaatttcctaactttattgttagaattgtggtcccgaaaccactatttttgatacCATTGAAAACGTGCTGTTACATGTGAGCTTGAACAAGCATGAAATAAATTAAGAGTGATGGAGTTTCAAGCTATCTGATGCGGAGAACTAGGCGTCCCTATAGTAAGAGGTTGTTGGTTGAACCCATGagaaattctaatagtcatttaCTAGATTATTCAACTAGCACATGATCCTCTCGATTCATAGGGTCATTCTTAGCATAGTGTGAAGTATCTCTAATTCCCTTGACATATTTTATCCCTCCAACTTCGAGTTAAGATAGATGATGTTGGGATGTGCAAGCCATTGCGaataggaaaaagaaattttggcGGAACTTCTTCTATccctaaaaaattttcttttgaagaTGATTAATGATGTTTTTATTACTATGTCTATTTAGAGACACATTTTGTAAGTATTTACTAACATTAATAAATTTGCATTTTTGCAATGATGTTTTTATTACTATGTCTATTTAGAGACACATTTTGTAAGTATTTACTAACATTAATAAATTTGCATTTTTGCTTTTATTATCACCGAGATTGATTCAAGGCTTCGTCGTCACTATTCATTTTGCTTTCATTTGCAATAAAATTAGTTTGGAATGTTTTTTGTGTAATAGCTTTTGTGTATGCACGTTTGTGCTTTAACATTTGTTGAATGGTCGTATTGCATTATTTCGAAAAAAACATGCATGCTTGTGATTGGGTAGGCAATTTTAGCCTAAATAGGTTGTAAGGTTTGTTCATACAATTCGCCTAGGTCTACAAAGACAGTTTTATCATGGAAAAGTTGATATTGTCATCAAGGAGGGATGAAACCTTTTGCCTTGTCTTAGGTTGATTCTACCAAGCGAGATGATGCCTCTCGCCCTGGCTTTCGATAGTTCTACCAAGAGAGATGAGACCTCTCACCTTAGCTTTCCTGGTGTAAGGGGGGAAAAACCTTTGACTTCACACCTTGATCTTTAGTTGATTCTATCAAGGGGGACAATACTACTCACCTTGACCTCCATGGGCATAAAGGGGACGAGACATTGCACATTAACCAATTCTTCAAAAGGGACGAGACCTTACACCTTAGCTTTCGATTGATTGTACCAAAGGGGACAGGACCTCACGCcttggtttttttcttttcacatgctaGATTGGGTCTTCATCACTCTTATCATTTATGCAAGATGAGCAAACGTTGACAGTGAAAGGAATTAACTATGAGATTGAGATGCATACGTCGTATATACAATGGAAGCATTTCTCAAGTTGAACCTAGATTAATGTCAATATGGTATTAtactaaacaaaaaatataaatggcATCTAATATAAAGTGAAGCCGTCATCGTATGAGACATGCCATCCACGAATACAAGGTGGTGCATTTTCATCATATTCTTGGCAGCAACTCCATCTTTTTTTCCAATTGGCGCGTCCAGTATTTGGTCTATTATTTTCGTTATTCCATTTGTAGACGATGACTCCAGAGCCATCCGTCCAGTCTCCATCAATCCCCTGGTGTGGAGGTGCCAATGCAAATAATCCTTTCTCTCCTGCAAATTTTTGCAATGACTCTAAGCTTTAATTAGTCAAGGAATGTAACGGAATGGGACTGACTCTCTGCTTAAGAAATTAACTGATTCATATACATACACAACCAGATCAATTAGCAAGTGGAAAACATATACATGTAGCCAGGAAACACCATCGTTGATTTTAATTCTGTGATCTGATGGACTTTAACTGGGATTTAAGATATTTATAGCAAATCTTTCTATTGGATTTCAAGGATAAACGCTTTGTTATTCCTTcctttttatcataaaattaagAAAGAATATGAATATGATGATAGAAAGAGAATAACTTGTCTGTGAGTTGTGACGTATACAGTTGATAAGATGAATAATATACCAGTCGCATGGCCGTGGAAGGAGCATGAAGTAGGGGAATTATCTGCATCAGAGTAGAGGGTTTTGCACCTTAAGCATCGCTTTTTTGCTTGGAATCCAGATACTCCGTTCGGTTTTGCTTGATCTGAATCCGAAGATAACTTTATTTTAACAAAGTCGAGAGCCTTGAACTGATAGTTGCAGTTGTAGATGAGGGTTTGAGAGATGCTGTATGCCAAAACCATAACTTTCACCTTTTGCCCTCCCTGTTTGTTTCCGTTTAGTATGGGTTCTCAATTATGCGGTGGCTTAAGACTTACTGAGATTCCACATCTACTGGCCAAGAAAGCAGAGATATAATATTTATCCATTTCCATATAGCCACGCAGCCCATCCCATGAGATTATAAGGTAGAAGGCCTGTCTGTCTAAGACTAACTAGATCGAACTTCAGTTGGAGGATGGAGAGTCCAAAAGACCAAGACATAGCCCATCTTACACTAGGTTCgcttgcttcttcttcttttttttttcctttttttatgttacagtattgttatattttttaatttaattgttatcattatttttatattaataaatattaataataagtaaatGCACCGTTCATCGTATGATTTTGGCAACGAAAAAGGTATGAAAAAGTCATACTTTGCATAACCATCGTAGTAAATAGTAATGGTCTTTAGTATAAGTAGGCGATATATTAGACAATTTAGGTTTTTCTTTTGAAAGTGATACTTTAGATAGTATAGATGTTGACTTCAGGGATATTAGgtgaaaattaagaaaagaaaacatattataaaaaaatagataaaaataaagaaagtttttgctaaatgatgaaattaaggTTTTGAATATTATAGTGTTTGTGGATTCAAGTTGCATGAcatatagattttttttagatttattcaagatttaaattgatttttatagatttatataaaaatataaaagaaacaaagacaccattataaattatatttgttaatttttaaaaaatatttttagttatcttaattgatttatgatactaactcaatcaataatttaaatgtattatagagatataaaaataattttatacaatgCATTCGgtcatgaaataaatatacaaGAATTTGATATGCTAAACACTAAATATCATTCTAATTAGGAGTCATCactaatcattttaaatttggtgcgattacttaattattaaatctATTTAAACTAAATTTTGCGACactcatattttataaaataaatatatataataaataaagttAACACCAATatctgaaaaatatataaatatttaccatttatctattttgtaatttaattattaaattattgaaatatataattatctttacaatagaattaattattttaaataaattaaatttaatatttttctcaGCTGATTGATTCCGTTTAACTCGCAATGTCGAGGAGATAATAGTTTACCACGGAACTGTTGAGCCTTTTCGTTCGGCCGTCAAGTTAAGATGACACAAGTACTGAAGCCCAGCCCAATTCCAAGTCCAGTACATCTCACCCTCAGGCTCAAATGCACTTTCCCTCACTTCCCACGCCAAAGAAAGCGATCTCCAGAATCAACGTAAGAATTAGGGTTGTGTTTAGAAATGGCGGTGGCAGCGCGCTTCAGATCCACTCTCCCTATCTTTCACAGGCTTTTGAGATCCGATTCCCTGCCTTCTCACACTCCCAGAGCTACTCTTCACCGAACTCTACTTTGCCCCGAGGTAATTGTCATCTCTCATCGATTCCATTCTCTATTttctattatatattttatccTAGTTCAGTCGCACCTTCTTTTTTCCTATGTGAGGTGATCCGAATCTGATTTAGGTTATATTTTCGTTTctgtatatttattttctttgcctttgctatTCTGCTACTATTATGATTTCGTTGTGAGAGAAGAAGAGGATAGCCAGATTGAATGCTTAGGCGGAATGGctcatatttttataatcttaTCATCTGTTCCTTTTTCCATGCATTTCACGGCAGTGTAATTGTCGAGCTGAATTTTAAATTGAGCTGAATTTTAAATTGTTTACTCTCTGGTTGATTTCTCCCATTGTGTTTCTTACAGCTGTCGAGGAAATATTCTACTTCTCTGAAGAAGGACGAGAATGTTAAGGTGCCTTggtagtttcttttttttttctacgaATTCATGATAGTTTTGTTATACATATTTTGGC
It encodes the following:
- the LOC107934801 gene encoding uncharacterized protein isoform X2 yields the protein MVLAYSISQTLIYNCNYQFKALDFVKIKLSSDSDQAKPNGVSGFQAKKRCLRCKTLYSDADNSPTSCSFHGHATGEKGLFALAPPHQGIDGDWTDGSGVIVYKWNNENNRPNTGRANWKKRWSCCQEYDENAPPCIRGWHVSYDDGFTLY
- the LOC107934801 gene encoding uncharacterized protein isoform X1 — its product is MVLAYSISQTLIYNCNYQFKALDFVKIKLSSDSDQAKPNGVSGFQAKKRCLRCKTLYSDADNSPTSCSFHGHATESLQKFAGEKGLFALAPPHQGIDGDWTDGSGVIVYKWNNENNRPNTGRANWKKRWSCCQEYDENAPPCIRGWHVSYDDGFTLY